The Heyndrickxia vini genome contains a region encoding:
- the holA gene encoding DNA polymerase III subunit delta, which translates to MIDIWKQIEKMQFSPIYLLYGIESYLINETKQKLVKNVLTDEEMDFNLANYDLEETSIEVALEDAETFPFMGEKRLIFLHNAFFLTSEKGKQRVEHNLSKLEEYIQNPPPYTILVIIAPYEKLDERKKITKQLKKHASILEAKKLNEIDLKKWVLQKVAENEVHIDDDAVDLLITLAGTNLMMLSAEIDKLSLFVGVSNSIKGETVENLTSRSLEQNIFSLVDKVVHRKISEALRIYYDLLKQNEEPIKILSILANQFRLLYQTKELQRRGYGQQQMATYLKVHPFRIKLAAGQAKLFSEEELKRIMLLCADSDYQMKTSGMNKIMIIEMLLFKLSKSA; encoded by the coding sequence ATGATTGACATATGGAAACAGATTGAGAAAATGCAATTTTCACCGATATATCTATTATATGGAATAGAAAGCTATTTAATCAATGAGACAAAGCAAAAATTAGTGAAGAATGTGTTAACAGATGAGGAAATGGACTTTAATTTAGCTAATTATGACCTTGAAGAGACCTCCATTGAAGTAGCGTTAGAGGATGCTGAAACGTTTCCATTTATGGGTGAAAAAAGATTAATTTTCTTACATAACGCTTTTTTTCTCACCTCAGAAAAAGGAAAACAACGCGTGGAACACAATTTATCAAAACTAGAGGAGTATATACAAAACCCGCCTCCCTACACGATTTTAGTTATTATTGCTCCTTATGAAAAACTTGATGAACGAAAAAAAATAACGAAACAATTAAAAAAACATGCATCCATACTAGAAGCTAAGAAATTAAATGAAATTGATCTGAAAAAATGGGTGCTACAAAAAGTGGCGGAAAATGAAGTTCATATAGATGACGATGCTGTTGACTTATTAATAACTTTGGCGGGAACAAATTTAATGATGCTTTCAGCTGAAATAGATAAACTCTCATTATTTGTAGGTGTTTCTAATTCAATTAAGGGCGAAACCGTAGAAAATCTTACCTCTCGCTCATTGGAACAAAATATTTTTTCTTTAGTAGACAAGGTAGTCCATCGAAAAATTAGTGAAGCGCTAAGAATTTATTATGATCTTTTAAAACAAAATGAAGAACCGATTAAAATATTATCGATATTAGCCAATCAATTTCGCCTTCTTTATCAAACGAAGGAACTCCAAAGAAGGGGATATGGACAACAACAAATGGCCACCTATCTAAAAGTCCATCCATTTAGAATAAAACTTGCCGCGGGACAAGCCAAACTATTTTCGGAGGAAGAGTTAAAAAGAATAATGTTATTATGCGCGGACAGTGATTATCAAATGAAGACAAGCGGCATGAATAAGATCATGATTATTGAAATGCTTCTTTTTAAACTGAGTAAAAGTGCATAA
- the rpsT gene encoding 30S ribosomal protein S20, giving the protein MPNIKSAIKRVKTSTESNAHNSAMKSTMRTAVKKFEAAVVNKDENAKDLLVTAVSQLDKAASKGLIHKNTADRQKARLMKKLNTVNA; this is encoded by the coding sequence ATGCCAAATATCAAATCTGCAATCAAACGTGTAAAAACTAGCACTGAAAGCAATGCACACAACTCTGCTATGAAATCAACTATGCGTACTGCTGTGAAGAAATTCGAAGCTGCTGTTGTAAATAAAGATGAAAACGCAAAAGACCTATTAGTTACCGCTGTTAGTCAACTTGATAAAGCAGCATCAAAAGGTCTTATCCATAAAAACACTGCGGACAGACAAAAAGCACGTTTAATGAAAAAATTAAACACTGTAAATGCATAA
- the gpr gene encoding GPR endopeptidase yields MAKDHQLDLSLYSVRTDLAVEANDLAVEEKAKRNEEGTEIEGVIIKERNEGGIKISNVEITKQGEQTIGKKAGNYLTIEVQGIRQQDADLQQQVEEVFANEFSRFLQSSNIPSDASCLIVGLGNWNVTPDALGPLVCENVIVTRHLFALQPENVEEGYRSVSAIAPGVMGLTGIETSDIIFGVVEKSKPDFIIAIDALASRSIERVNATIQISDTGIHPGSGVGNKRKELSKETLGVPVIAIGVPTVVDAVSITSDTIDYLLKHFGREMKEGNRPSSSLAPSGMTFGEKRVLTDDDLPGEQHRKMFMGIIGTLGEDEKRTLIQEVLAPLGHNLMVTPKEVDVFIEDMANLLATGLNSSLHHAVNQENVGYKTR; encoded by the coding sequence ATGGCAAAAGATCATCAACTTGATTTAAGTTTATATTCCGTACGAACCGATTTAGCTGTTGAAGCGAATGATTTGGCAGTTGAAGAGAAAGCAAAAAGAAATGAAGAAGGGACGGAAATTGAAGGTGTAATTATTAAGGAAAGGAATGAAGGAGGAATTAAAATCTCTAATGTTGAGATTACAAAACAAGGAGAACAAACAATTGGCAAAAAAGCAGGGAATTATTTAACAATAGAAGTGCAAGGAATCCGTCAACAAGACGCCGATCTGCAGCAACAAGTGGAAGAGGTATTTGCTAACGAATTTAGCCGTTTTTTACAATCTTCGAATATTCCCAGTGATGCAAGTTGTTTAATTGTAGGTTTAGGAAATTGGAACGTTACTCCCGACGCATTAGGTCCACTTGTTTGTGAAAATGTTATCGTAACTCGTCATTTATTCGCGTTACAGCCTGAGAATGTCGAAGAGGGCTATCGTTCGGTTAGCGCAATCGCACCCGGAGTAATGGGGTTAACAGGGATAGAAACGAGCGATATTATTTTTGGGGTAGTTGAAAAATCAAAACCTGACTTTATTATTGCCATTGATGCACTTGCATCTCGTTCAATCGAAAGAGTAAATGCAACAATTCAAATCTCTGATACTGGAATTCATCCTGGATCAGGTGTAGGAAATAAAAGGAAAGAACTAAGTAAAGAAACATTGGGAGTACCCGTCATTGCTATCGGTGTTCCGACAGTGGTAGATGCAGTCTCTATTACAAGTGATACGATTGACTATTTGTTAAAACATTTTGGCAGAGAAATGAAAGAAGGGAATCGGCCGTCTAGTTCATTAGCGCCATCGGGGATGACATTTGGAGAAAAACGTGTATTAACGGATGATGATCTACCTGGGGAACAGCATCGAAAAATGTTTATGGGGATCATTGGCACACTTGGTGAGGATGAAAAACGAACATTAATTCAAGAGGTGTTAGCCCCCCTCGGTCATAACTTAATGGTAACCCCAAAGGAAGTAGATGTTTTTATAGAGGATATGGCAAATCTATTAGCTACAGGCTTAAATTCAAGTCTCCACCATGCGGTGAATCAAGAAAATGTTGGCTATAAAACGAGATAG
- the spoIIP gene encoding stage II sporulation protein P, with product MKSYKNRSYVFTVNISTVIKAGFICLLTFLIMFSLSGIISSLKPGFQVNSAIIHKATKNISSKLLFQFLAADTQMINATILSREKPPSIFTILLNSATNISFKDPRSFLGRELPGFTFFDSEILVAGEGTNFTNLPIESVPSDKVFKSKKDPKLKNTLNLDEKDHKQDNKVLSKSEKPSVFIYFTHTRESFLPYLDGVDDPDAAQHSVVNVTKLGKKLKEQLEDRGIGTTVDSTDVQTELLAKGWKYPQSYQESRELVQTAMTNNRNLHYFIDIHRDSRRKKDTTITINGKSYAKIAFVIGGNNPNYEKNARLAKQLDTRLKKNYKGLSRGVIKKEGALTNGRFNQDLSGNAFLIEVGGVDNTFDEMYRTTAALADVFSEYYWQAEKVNGNQSDPPAAQ from the coding sequence ATGAAATCCTATAAAAATCGTAGCTATGTGTTTACCGTTAATATTTCTACTGTTATTAAAGCGGGATTTATTTGTTTATTAACATTCCTTATCATGTTTTCTTTATCTGGCATTATCTCCTCGTTAAAACCGGGATTTCAGGTAAATTCGGCCATCATTCACAAAGCAACAAAGAACATATCGAGTAAACTATTATTTCAATTCTTGGCTGCAGATACTCAAATGATCAATGCGACAATTTTGTCAAGAGAGAAGCCCCCAAGCATTTTTACTATTTTGTTAAATTCAGCAACAAATATTAGCTTTAAGGATCCAAGAAGTTTTTTGGGCAGGGAGCTTCCTGGATTCACCTTTTTTGATAGCGAAATATTAGTTGCAGGCGAGGGGACAAATTTTACTAATCTTCCAATTGAATCGGTGCCATCGGACAAAGTTTTTAAATCAAAAAAAGATCCAAAATTAAAAAATACTTTAAATTTAGATGAAAAAGATCATAAACAAGACAATAAAGTTTTATCTAAAAGTGAGAAGCCTTCAGTGTTTATTTATTTTACACATACGCGTGAATCCTTCTTACCATATTTAGATGGAGTAGACGATCCAGATGCAGCACAACACTCCGTAGTTAACGTTACAAAATTGGGGAAAAAGTTAAAAGAACAATTAGAAGATCGAGGAATCGGAACGACGGTGGATAGTACGGATGTTCAAACTGAATTATTGGCAAAAGGATGGAAATATCCTCAATCCTATCAAGAATCTCGTGAATTAGTACAAACAGCGATGACTAATAACAGAAATCTTCATTATTTTATCGATATTCATCGGGATTCTCGCCGGAAAAAGGATACAACGATCACTATTAACGGTAAATCATATGCAAAAATCGCATTCGTAATTGGTGGAAATAACCCAAACTATGAAAAAAATGCACGATTAGCGAAACAATTAGATACTCGATTAAAGAAAAATTATAAGGGCTTATCCCGAGGGGTTATCAAAAAAGAAGGCGCATTAACGAATGGAAGGTTTAATCAGGACTTATCAGGCAATGCTTTCCTAATAGAGGTTGGTGGTGTGGACAACACTTTTGATGAGATGTACCGCACAACTGCTGCACTTGCAGATGTATTTAGTGAATATTATTGGCAAGCCGAAAAGGTTAATGGGAACCAGTCTGATCCTCCAGCAGCACAATAA
- a CDS encoding YqxA family protein codes for MKRFMLKCVLICGALFIGVLMGMQKANVGMVEMKGYHDDSFKSPLTIEEKGDGEVEASVLGKNISSHDLDKKNEKIKEIQAFNFFSSLGKSMANIISSITEKVIQLISSFI; via the coding sequence GTGAAACGTTTTATGCTGAAATGTGTGCTAATATGCGGAGCTTTATTTATTGGTGTGTTAATGGGAATGCAAAAAGCGAATGTTGGTATGGTTGAAATGAAAGGGTACCATGATGACAGCTTCAAATCACCCCTGACAATTGAAGAAAAAGGGGACGGGGAGGTAGAAGCATCTGTATTAGGGAAAAATATTTCTTCACATGATCTAGATAAGAAAAATGAAAAAATAAAAGAGATACAAGCTTTTAATTTTTTCTCATCCCTAGGAAAATCGATGGCAAATATTATTTCTAGTATTACCGAAAAGGTAATTCAACTGATTTCCTCTTTCATATAG
- the lepA gene encoding translation elongation factor 4 has protein sequence MNNEDRLKRQERIRNFSIIAHIDHGKSTLADRILEKTNALTSREMKAQLLDSMDLERERGITIKLNAVQLKYKAKDGNEYILHLIDTPGHVDFTYEVSRSLAACEGAILVVDAAQGIEAQTLANVYLALDNNLEILPVINKIDLPAADPERVRQEVEDVIGLDASDAVLASAKAGIGIEEILEQIVEKVPAPTGNPEAPLKALIFDSLYDAYRGVVAYIRVVEGTVKVGDKIKMMATGKEFEVTEVGVHDPKQVQCKELTVGDVGYLTASIKNVGDTRVGDTITSAKNPATEALPGYRKLNPMVYCGLYPIDSAKFNDLRDALEKLELNDSALQFEPETSQALGFGFRCGFLGLLHMEIIQERIEREFKIDLITTAPSVIYKVALTDGEEINVDNPSNMPDPQKIEKVEEPYVRASIMVPNDYVGAVMELSQAKRGTFIDMKYLDDIRVNVIYEIPLSEIVYDFFDQLKSSTKGYASFDYELIGYKPSKLVKMDILLNAEKVDALSFIVHRDFAYERGKVIVEKLKEIIPRQQFEVPVQAAIGQKIVARSTIKAMRKNVLAKCYGGDISRKRKLLEKQKEGKKRMKQVGSVEVPQEAFMAVLKMDDTNTK, from the coding sequence ATGAATAATGAAGATAGATTAAAAAGGCAGGAACGGATTCGAAACTTTTCTATTATTGCCCATATTGACCATGGTAAATCAACCTTGGCCGATCGTATATTAGAAAAAACGAATGCTCTGACTTCTCGTGAAATGAAAGCACAGTTGCTAGATTCTATGGATTTAGAACGGGAACGCGGGATTACAATAAAATTAAATGCAGTTCAATTAAAATATAAAGCAAAAGATGGAAATGAATATATATTACATTTAATCGATACACCTGGACATGTCGATTTTACGTACGAAGTTTCTCGAAGTCTTGCCGCTTGTGAAGGGGCAATCTTGGTTGTTGACGCTGCTCAAGGAATTGAAGCACAAACATTAGCAAATGTTTATCTTGCATTAGACAATAATCTAGAAATATTACCAGTAATTAATAAAATTGACTTGCCTGCTGCAGACCCTGAACGGGTACGTCAGGAGGTTGAAGATGTAATTGGCCTCGATGCATCTGATGCAGTATTAGCATCTGCTAAGGCGGGGATTGGGATTGAAGAAATATTAGAGCAGATTGTTGAAAAAGTCCCAGCCCCAACGGGTAATCCAGAAGCTCCATTAAAAGCATTGATATTTGATTCCTTATATGATGCATATCGAGGAGTAGTAGCCTATATTCGTGTTGTTGAAGGCACGGTTAAAGTCGGCGACAAAATAAAAATGATGGCTACAGGCAAGGAATTTGAAGTAACAGAAGTTGGGGTACATGATCCGAAACAAGTTCAATGTAAGGAACTAACTGTAGGTGATGTAGGATATTTAACTGCTTCGATTAAAAATGTTGGCGATACGCGAGTAGGGGATACAATTACAAGTGCGAAGAATCCGGCAACTGAAGCATTACCTGGTTATCGAAAACTTAATCCGATGGTATATTGCGGACTTTATCCAATTGATTCCGCTAAATTTAATGATTTAAGGGATGCGTTAGAAAAACTAGAATTGAATGATTCTGCCCTGCAATTTGAACCGGAAACATCACAAGCATTAGGGTTTGGTTTCCGCTGTGGTTTCCTTGGACTTCTCCATATGGAAATTATCCAAGAACGAATTGAACGTGAATTTAAAATCGATTTAATCACAACAGCACCGAGTGTTATTTATAAGGTTGCATTAACCGATGGTGAGGAAATTAATGTGGACAATCCGTCCAATATGCCTGATCCACAAAAAATTGAAAAAGTAGAAGAACCATATGTGCGAGCTTCAATTATGGTACCTAATGACTATGTCGGGGCAGTAATGGAGTTATCACAAGCAAAACGCGGAACATTTATCGATATGAAATACTTAGATGATATTCGCGTCAATGTCATCTACGAAATACCATTATCAGAAATTGTATATGACTTTTTTGATCAATTGAAATCTAGTACGAAGGGATATGCATCATTTGATTATGAGCTTATCGGATATAAACCTTCAAAATTGGTGAAAATGGATATATTATTAAATGCTGAGAAGGTAGATGCCTTAAGCTTTATCGTTCACCGTGATTTTGCCTATGAGCGCGGTAAGGTAATAGTAGAAAAGTTAAAGGAAATCATTCCAAGACAGCAATTTGAAGTTCCGGTTCAAGCTGCTATCGGACAAAAAATAGTTGCCCGTTCAACGA